One Papaver somniferum cultivar HN1 chromosome 10, ASM357369v1, whole genome shotgun sequence genomic window carries:
- the LOC113316515 gene encoding mitotic apparatus protein p62-like encodes MTKSQKIEGTFSSPSQASQTVSAAKSNIKTPKSEMFDNSLPSDTKSDIKIPKTEPAAKHDFPENNQTIAALSDPKSDIKTPRSKRGKDSLTPLKRKFGESSCHRIEEEHGATDDEENSNTADDEEEHGSTDSDNNEDHGSTDEDEDEDHGSTDEDEDADEEEEDGSTDEDDDEDEELVTSTMLLMMAFVLTTAMHVFSFRP; translated from the coding sequence ATGACGAAATCTCAGAAAATTGAAGGAACGTTCAGTAGCCCAAGCCAAGCATCACAAACTGTTTCCGCAGCGAAATCGAATATCAAAACCCCCAAATCCGAAATGTTCGATAACTCTCTGCCATCTGATACCAAATCTgatatcaaaatccccaaaactGAACCCGCTGCAAAGCATGACTTTCCAGAGAATAATCAAACGATTGCTGCTCTTTCCGATCCAAAATCGGATATCAAGACTCCAAGATCTAAAAGGGGAAAGGATTCTCTTACTCCATTGAAAAGAAAATTCGGGGAAAGTTCTTGTCACCGTATTGAGGAGGAGCATGGTGCTACTGATGATGAAGAGAATAGTAATACTGCTGACGATGAGGAGGAGCACGGTAGTACTGATAGTGATAACAACGAGGATCATGGTAGTACTGATGAGGATGAGGACGAGGACCATGGTAGcactgatgaggatgaagatgcggatgaggaggaggaggacggTAGTACGGATGAAGATGACGATGAAGATGAGGAACTGGTGACTTCTACAATGCTGCTAATGATGGCTTTTGTTTTAACCACCGCAATGCATGTTTTTTCATTTCGTCCCTAA
- the LOC113316514 gene encoding ribosomal L1 domain-containing protein CG13096-like, translated as MKSLKIEGAFSSPNQAATTVSTAKLNIKTPNSEMLDTRSDIKIPKTEAIAALSGTKLDIKTPKSEMVDQYPLSKRGNDSLTPLKRKFGESSCHLVEEEHDGATDDDEENSRTGADEERNSTDKSEDEDDENDSTDEDEDGSTDEDEDEDEELMIYMMLLMMVFVLTTTMHVFQFRS; from the coding sequence ATGAAGTCTCTGAAAATTGAAGGAGCGTTCAGTAGTCCAAACCAAGCAGCAACAACTGTTTCCACTGCGAAATTGAATATCAAAACCCCAAATTCCGAAATGCTTGATACCAGATCTgatatcaaaatccccaaaactGAAGCTATTGCTGCTCTTTCCGGTACAAAATTGGATATCAAGACTCCAAAATCTGAAATGGTAGACCAATACCCTTTATCTAAAAGGGGGAATGATTCTCTGACTCCATTGAAAAGAAAATTCGGAGAAAGTTCTTGTCACCTTGTTGAGGAGGAGCATGATGGTgctactgatgatgatgaagagaatAGTCGCACTGGTGCCGATGAGGAGCGCAATAGCACTGACAAGAGCGAGGATGAGGACGACGAGAATGATAGCActgatgaggatgaggatggtAGTAcggatgaagatgaggatgaggatgaggaACTGATGATTTATATGATGCTGCTAATGATGGTTTTTGTTTTAACCACGACAATGCATGTTTTTCAATTTCGTTCCTAA